One genomic region from Stutzerimonas decontaminans encodes:
- a CDS encoding M14 family zinc carboxypeptidase — translation MRIALAACLLGAGLLPGLAAAAQPNGPWITDEQNVSLEAFMSNTQLYDQLNALSRRFPDALRLEQAGSSNEGRPIWLARLGATSKPAVMIITQQHGNEPHGTEAAVHLIQRLASGGALSRQVLDNLQVLIMPRVNPEGVERFSRGNMDFSAPQTSTDCLRADGTPDPAKLDQRLGANVTAYTNADGQRRFSYDINRYHWTDWSQSTQIRCNPGLASERHFNPGQNPVPEAIAVRGIYDRYRPIWMVDVHIQNPAVVLEEVNPEVNRPGREVTGSITWPTHPDVAPEAVALSKQLAIVMKQRSQQLGFMEITNYYYEHPNGDIRRGGGDPGIARNAYGLLGSERLAAGEEGPLGGSILMEIGGLNSRGQKSVGMLRNNVREMLEAVLVATADGSLTTIDPVEADRILPPGQESDKPLSNPHE, via the coding sequence ATGCGTATTGCGCTTGCTGCCTGCCTGCTTGGCGCCGGCCTGCTACCCGGTCTCGCCGCCGCCGCTCAACCCAATGGCCCCTGGATCACCGATGAGCAGAACGTCTCGCTGGAGGCGTTCATGAGCAACACACAACTTTACGATCAGCTCAACGCACTTTCACGGCGCTTCCCGGACGCCCTGCGACTTGAGCAGGCCGGTAGCAGCAACGAAGGCCGGCCGATTTGGTTGGCCAGGCTGGGTGCTACGAGCAAACCGGCAGTGATGATCATCACCCAACAGCACGGCAACGAACCTCACGGCACCGAAGCGGCAGTCCACCTGATACAGCGCCTCGCCTCGGGCGGCGCCCTGTCCCGCCAGGTGCTGGACAATCTGCAGGTGTTGATCATGCCGAGGGTCAACCCGGAGGGCGTCGAGCGCTTCAGTCGCGGCAATATGGACTTCAGCGCTCCGCAAACCAGTACGGACTGCCTTCGCGCCGATGGCACCCCCGATCCCGCCAAGCTAGACCAGCGCTTAGGCGCCAACGTGACCGCCTACACCAATGCCGACGGCCAACGCCGATTCAGCTACGACATCAACCGCTACCACTGGACAGACTGGAGCCAGAGCACGCAGATACGCTGCAATCCTGGCCTGGCCAGCGAACGGCACTTCAACCCGGGACAGAACCCGGTGCCCGAAGCGATAGCGGTGCGCGGCATTTATGACCGTTATCGCCCCATCTGGATGGTGGATGTGCACATCCAGAACCCAGCGGTCGTACTCGAGGAAGTAAACCCTGAAGTAAACCGCCCAGGACGCGAGGTGACTGGCTCCATCACTTGGCCAACTCACCCGGACGTCGCCCCGGAGGCGGTAGCACTATCAAAGCAACTGGCCATTGTGATGAAACAGCGCTCTCAGCAGCTTGGGTTCATGGAAATCACCAACTACTACTACGAGCACCCCAACGGAGATATCCGCCGCGGCGGCGGTGACCCAGGCATCGCCCGCAACGCCTACGGCCTGCTGGGTAGCGAGCGGCTAGCGGCCGGTGAGGAGGGCCCACTGGGTGGCAGCATTCTGATGGAGATTGGCGGGCTGAATAGCCGCGGCCAAAAGTCCGTCGGCATGCTGCGCAACAACGTTCGTGAAATGCTCGAGGCCGTGCTTGTCGCAACCGCTGACGGCAGCCTGACGACAATCGACCCGGTAGAAGCCGATCGTATCCTGCCGCCCGGACAGGAAAGCGATAAACCGCTGAGCAATCCGCACGAATAG
- a CDS encoding catalase, protein MTDKPKLTTVAGAPVPENQNSMTAGRRGPMLLQDVWFLEKLAHFDREVIPERRMHAKGSGAFGEFVVTHDITRYTKAALFSEVGKRTPLFARFSTVAGERGAADAERDIRGYALKFYTEQGNWDMVGNNTPVFFFRDPLKFPDLNHAVKRDPRTNMRSANNNWDFWTGLPEALHQITYVMGDRGIPASYRHMHGFGSHTYSFISPNNERFWVKFHFRTQQGIKNLTDAEAAAIVAGDRESSQRDLFEAIERGDYPRWTMYVQVMPESDAANVPYHPFDLTKVWPHGDYPLIEVGYYELNRNPDNYFQDVEQAAFTPANVVPGISFSPDRMLQGRLFSYGDAQRYRLGVNHHQIPVNAPRCPVHSYHRDGAMRVDGNYGGRLHYEPNTYGEWQQQPDFSEPPLALEGAADRYDYRADDADYFTQPGNLFRLMKADEQQRLFENTARSMQGVDRHIKIRHISHCLQADPAYGAGIAAALDIPLLEVPA, encoded by the coding sequence ATGACTGACAAGCCGAAGCTGACGACCGTTGCCGGTGCGCCGGTGCCCGAGAACCAGAATTCGATGACGGCGGGGCGCCGGGGGCCAATGTTGCTTCAGGACGTTTGGTTTCTGGAGAAGCTCGCTCATTTCGACCGCGAGGTGATTCCGGAGCGTCGTATGCACGCGAAAGGCTCCGGCGCGTTTGGCGAGTTTGTCGTCACCCATGACATCACCCGCTACACCAAGGCTGCGTTGTTCTCCGAGGTTGGGAAGCGCACTCCGCTGTTTGCGCGCTTCTCTACTGTTGCCGGCGAGCGCGGTGCGGCCGACGCCGAGCGTGACATTCGCGGCTATGCATTGAAGTTCTACACGGAACAAGGCAACTGGGACATGGTGGGTAACAACACCCCGGTTTTCTTCTTCCGTGATCCGCTGAAATTCCCCGACCTCAATCACGCCGTCAAGCGCGATCCGCGTACCAACATGCGCAGTGCCAACAACAACTGGGACTTCTGGACGGGGCTGCCCGAGGCCTTGCACCAGATCACCTACGTCATGGGCGATCGCGGCATTCCAGCGTCTTACCGTCATATGCACGGTTTCGGTTCGCACACCTACAGCTTCATCAGCCCGAACAACGAGCGCTTCTGGGTTAAGTTCCACTTCCGTACCCAGCAGGGCATCAAGAACCTCACCGACGCCGAGGCAGCGGCCATCGTTGCAGGGGATCGCGAGAGTTCTCAGCGCGATCTGTTCGAAGCCATCGAGCGGGGCGACTACCCGCGCTGGACGATGTATGTGCAGGTTATGCCAGAAAGCGATGCCGCCAATGTGCCTTACCACCCCTTCGATCTGACCAAGGTCTGGCCGCACGGGGATTATCCATTGATCGAGGTGGGCTACTACGAGCTCAATCGCAATCCCGACAACTACTTCCAGGATGTCGAGCAGGCTGCGTTCACCCCGGCTAACGTTGTTCCTGGTATCAGCTTCTCGCCTGACCGGATGCTGCAGGGGCGCCTGTTCTCCTACGGTGATGCCCAGCGCTACCGTCTGGGCGTGAACCACCATCAGATTCCGGTCAATGCTCCACGTTGCCCTGTGCACAGCTACCATCGCGACGGAGCGATGCGCGTGGATGGCAATTACGGCGGGCGGCTGCATTACGAGCCGAACACCTATGGCGAGTGGCAGCAGCAGCCGGACTTCAGCGAGCCGCCGCTGGCACTCGAGGGCGCGGCGGATCGGTATGACTATCGTGCCGATGATGCTGACTACTTCACACAGCCGGGTAACCTGTTCCGTTTGATGAAGGCTGATGAGCAGCAGCGGCTATTCGAAAATACTGCGCGTTCGATGCAGGGAGTGGATCGTCACATCAAGATTCGCCACATTAGCCACTGCCTCCAGGCTGACCCGGCTTACGGTGCGGGAATTGCGGCAGCGTTGGACATTCCGCTGTTGGAAGTGCCGGCATAA
- the rplQ gene encoding 50S ribosomal protein L17, with protein MRHRKSGRHLSRTSAHRKAMFQNMAVSLFEHELIKTTLPKAKELRRVAEPLITLAKEDSVANRRLAFDRTRSKAAVGKLFNDLGKRYATRQGGYLRILKCGFRAGDNAPMAYVELVDRPVTGEVEAAE; from the coding sequence ATGCGTCATCGTAAAAGTGGCCGTCACCTGAGCCGCACCAGCGCCCACCGCAAGGCCATGTTCCAGAACATGGCGGTGTCACTGTTCGAGCACGAACTGATCAAGACCACCCTGCCCAAGGCCAAGGAACTGCGTCGCGTTGCCGAGCCGCTGATCACCCTGGCCAAAGAGGACAGCGTCGCCAACCGTCGTCTGGCTTTCGATCGTACTCGTTCGAAAGCTGCTGTCGGCAAGCTGTTCAACGATCTGGGCAAGCGCTACGCCACCCGCCAGGGCGGTTATCTGCGCATTCTCAAGTGCGGCTTCCGCGCTGGGGACAACGCTCCTATGGCCTACGTCGAACTGGTTGACCGTCCGGTCACCGGTGAGGTCGAAGCCGCCGAGTAA
- a CDS encoding DNA-directed RNA polymerase subunit alpha: protein MQSSVNEFLTPRHIDVQVVSPTRAKITLEPLERGFGHTLGNALRRILLSSMPGCAVVEAEIDGVLHEYSAIEGVQEDVIEILLNLKGIAIKLHGRDEVTLSLVKKGAGAVTAADIQLDHDVEIVNGDHLIANLAANGSLNMKLKVARGRGYEPADARQSDEDESRSIGRLQLDATFSPVRRVAYVVENARVEQRTNLDKLVIDLETNGTLDPEEAIRRAATILQQQLAAFVDLKGDSEPVVIEQEDEIDPILLRPVDDLELTVRSANCLKAENIYYIGDLIQRTEVELLKTPNLGKKSLTEIKDVLASRGLSLGMRLDNWPPASLKKDDKATA, encoded by the coding sequence ATGCAGAGTTCGGTAAATGAGTTCCTGACCCCCCGCCATATCGATGTGCAGGTGGTCAGTCCGACCCGTGCCAAGATCACTCTCGAGCCCCTCGAGCGTGGTTTTGGCCACACCCTGGGCAACGCGCTGCGTCGTATCCTGTTGTCCTCCATGCCCGGCTGCGCTGTGGTCGAGGCTGAGATCGACGGTGTGCTCCACGAGTACAGCGCCATCGAGGGCGTGCAGGAAGATGTCATCGAAATCCTGCTCAACCTCAAAGGTATCGCCATCAAGCTGCACGGCCGTGATGAAGTGACCTTGAGCCTGGTGAAGAAGGGCGCGGGCGCTGTTACCGCTGCCGATATCCAGCTGGATCACGATGTCGAAATCGTCAATGGCGATCACCTGATCGCCAATCTGGCGGCCAACGGCTCGCTCAACATGAAGCTCAAGGTCGCTCGCGGCCGTGGTTACGAGCCTGCTGATGCGCGTCAGAGCGATGAGGACGAAAGCCGTAGCATCGGTCGTCTGCAGCTCGACGCCACCTTCAGTCCGGTTCGTCGTGTGGCTTATGTGGTCGAGAATGCTCGTGTCGAGCAGCGCACCAACCTGGACAAACTGGTCATTGACCTGGAAACCAACGGTACTCTGGATCCCGAAGAGGCGATCCGTCGTGCAGCGACCATCCTGCAACAGCAGCTGGCTGCGTTCGTCGACCTGAAGGGAGACAGCGAGCCAGTAGTTATCGAGCAGGAAGACGAGATCGATCCGATCCTGTTGCGTCCGGTTGATGACCTGGAGCTGACCGTACGTTCGGCCAACTGCCTGAAAGCGGAAAACATCTACTACATTGGTGATCTGATTCAACGCACCGAAGTAGAGCTGTTGAAAACGCCGAATCTGGGCAAGAAATCCCTGACTGAAATCAAGGATGTTCTGGCTTCGCGTGGTTTGTCCCTCGGTATGCGTCTGGATAACTGGCCGCCGGCAAGTCTCAAGAAGGACGATAAGGCCACTGCCTGA
- the rpsD gene encoding 30S ribosomal protein S4, whose translation MARYIGPKCKLSRREGTDLFLKSGARALESKCNIETPPGVHGQRRGRLSDYGTQLREKQKVRRIYGVLERQFSGYYKEAASRKGATGENLLQLLECRLDNVVYRMGFGSTRAESRQLVSHKSISVNGQTVNIPSYQVKAGDVVAVREKCRNQLRIAQALELCAQRGRVEWVEVDADKKSGVFKNVPARSDLSADINENLIVELYSK comes from the coding sequence ATGGCTCGTTATATTGGTCCCAAGTGCAAACTGTCTCGTCGTGAAGGCACCGATCTCTTCCTGAAGAGTGGTGCGCGCGCGCTCGAATCGAAGTGCAATATCGAAACCCCTCCGGGTGTTCACGGTCAACGTCGCGGACGTCTGTCCGACTACGGCACCCAGCTGCGTGAAAAGCAGAAAGTACGTCGCATCTACGGTGTGCTGGAGCGTCAGTTCAGCGGTTACTACAAGGAAGCAGCCAGCCGTAAGGGCGCTACCGGTGAGAACCTGCTGCAGCTGCTCGAGTGCCGTCTGGACAACGTCGTGTACCGCATGGGCTTCGGCTCTACTCGTGCCGAATCGCGTCAGCTGGTCTCGCACAAGTCAATCAGCGTCAACGGTCAGACCGTGAACATCCCGTCTTACCAGGTCAAGGCCGGTGACGTCGTGGCTGTTCGTGAGAAGTGCCGTAACCAGCTGCGTATCGCCCAGGCCCTCGAACTGTGCGCTCAGCGCGGTCGCGTTGAATGGGTCGAAGTAGATGCCGACAAGAAATCCGGTGTTTTCAAAAATGTTCCGGCTCGCAGCGATCTGTCCGCCGACATCAACGAAAACCTGATTGTCGAGCTCTACTCCAAGTAA
- the rpsK gene encoding 30S ribosomal protein S11 encodes MAKPAARPRKKVKKTVVDGIAHIHASFNNTIVTITDRQGNALSWATSGGSGFRGSRKSTPFAAQIAAERAGQAALEYGLKNLDVNVKGPGPGRESAVRALNACGYKIASITDVTPIPHNGCRPPKKRRV; translated from the coding sequence ATGGCAAAACCTGCTGCTCGTCCTCGTAAAAAAGTCAAAAAGACAGTGGTTGATGGGATCGCCCACATCCACGCGTCTTTCAACAACACTATCGTGACCATCACCGATCGTCAGGGCAATGCGTTGTCCTGGGCTACCTCCGGTGGTTCCGGTTTCCGCGGCTCGCGTAAGAGCACTCCGTTCGCTGCCCAGATCGCTGCAGAGCGTGCAGGTCAGGCTGCTCTGGAGTATGGCCTGAAGAACCTCGACGTTAACGTCAAGGGCCCAGGTCCGGGTCGTGAGTCCGCTGTGCGTGCTTTGAACGCATGTGGTTATAAAATCGCCAGCATCACCGACGTGACGCCTATCCCGCATAACGGGTGCCGTCCGCCGAAGAAGCGTCGCGTGTAA
- the rpsM gene encoding 30S ribosomal protein S13, protein MARIAGVNIPDNKHTVISLTYIYGVGRTRAQEICAATGVNPAAKIKDLSDEQVELLRGEVGKFIVEGDLRREVNMKIKRLMDLGCYRGLRHRRGLPVRGQRTKTNARTRKGPRKPIRK, encoded by the coding sequence ATGGCCCGTATTGCAGGCGTCAACATTCCGGATAACAAGCACACTGTTATCTCGCTGACCTACATCTACGGTGTTGGTCGCACCCGTGCGCAGGAAATCTGTGCCGCTACCGGTGTGAATCCGGCAGCAAAGATCAAGGATCTTTCCGACGAGCAGGTCGAACTGCTGCGTGGCGAAGTCGGCAAGTTCATCGTTGAGGGCGACCTGCGTCGCGAAGTCAACATGAAAATCAAGCGCTTGATGGACCTGGGTTGCTATCGCGGCCTGCGTCATCGTCGTGGTCTACCGGTTCGCGGTCAGCGTACCAAGACCAACGCACGTACCCGTAAGGGCCCGCGCAAGCCGATCCGCAAGTAA
- the rpmJ gene encoding 50S ribosomal protein L36 has product MKVRASVKKLCRNCKIIRRDGVVRVICSAEPRHKQRQG; this is encoded by the coding sequence ATGAAAGTTCGTGCATCGGTTAAGAAGCTGTGCCGTAACTGCAAGATCATCCGTCGCGACGGTGTCGTGCGCGTGATCTGCAGCGCAGAACCGCGTCACAAGCAGCGCCAAGGCTGA
- the secY gene encoding preprotein translocase subunit SecY, which produces MAKQGALSALSNGGLSELWARLRFLFMAIIVYRIGAHIPVPGINPDRLAELFRQNEGTILSLFNMFSGGALERMSIFALGIMPYISASIIMQLMTAVSPQLEQLKKEGEAGRRKISQYTRYGTLVLAIVQAVGMSVGLAGQGVAFSNDFGFYFVAITTFVSGAMFMMWLGEQITERGVGNGISMLIFAGIVAGLPGALGQSFESARQGDINIIALLAVGLLAVAIIGFVVFIERGQRRIAVHYAKRQQGRKVFAAQTSHLPLKVNMAGVIPAIFASSILLFPASLGQWFGQSENMGWLADISQSIAPGQPLNILLFSAGIIFFCFFYTALMFNPKDVAENLKKSGAFIPGIRPGEQSARYIDGVLTRLTMFGALYMTAVCLLPQFLVVAANVPFYLGGTSLLIVVVVVMDFMSQVQSHLMSHQYDSLMKKANLKGYGSGMLR; this is translated from the coding sequence ATGGCTAAGCAAGGTGCTCTCTCCGCGCTGAGTAATGGTGGTCTGTCCGAACTCTGGGCTCGTCTGCGCTTTCTGTTCATGGCGATCATCGTCTACCGGATTGGCGCGCACATCCCCGTTCCCGGGATCAATCCCGATCGGCTGGCCGAGCTGTTTCGTCAGAACGAGGGGACCATCCTTAGCTTGTTCAACATGTTTTCCGGCGGTGCGCTGGAGCGCATGAGCATTTTTGCGTTGGGGATCATGCCGTACATTTCGGCATCGATCATCATGCAGCTCATGACCGCTGTCAGCCCACAGCTGGAGCAGTTGAAGAAAGAAGGTGAGGCTGGGCGACGCAAGATCAGTCAGTACACGCGTTACGGTACGCTGGTCCTGGCAATCGTTCAGGCTGTTGGGATGTCGGTCGGGCTGGCGGGGCAAGGTGTCGCGTTCAGCAATGACTTCGGCTTCTACTTCGTAGCCATCACTACCTTCGTCTCCGGCGCGATGTTCATGATGTGGCTGGGTGAGCAGATCACCGAGCGGGGCGTCGGCAACGGTATCTCGATGTTGATCTTCGCTGGTATTGTCGCCGGCTTGCCTGGCGCGCTCGGTCAATCGTTCGAGTCGGCTCGCCAGGGTGATATTAATATCATCGCTCTGCTCGCTGTAGGGCTGTTGGCTGTTGCAATCATCGGCTTCGTGGTCTTTATCGAGCGTGGGCAGCGTCGCATTGCGGTGCACTACGCGAAGCGTCAGCAGGGTCGTAAGGTCTTCGCTGCGCAAACAAGTCACTTGCCGTTGAAGGTGAATATGGCGGGCGTGATCCCGGCCATCTTCGCCAGCAGCATCCTGTTGTTCCCTGCCTCTCTGGGGCAGTGGTTCGGTCAGTCCGAGAACATGGGGTGGTTGGCTGATATTTCGCAGTCGATCGCTCCAGGGCAGCCGTTGAATATCTTGCTGTTCAGTGCTGGGATCATTTTCTTCTGCTTCTTCTATACGGCATTGATGTTCAATCCGAAGGATGTGGCGGAGAATCTGAAGAAGTCCGGTGCGTTTATTCCCGGGATTCGTCCTGGTGAGCAGTCGGCGCGCTACATCGATGGTGTGCTGACTCGTTTGACCATGTTCGGCGCCCTGTACATGACGGCTGTCTGCCTGCTGCCACAGTTCCTTGTGGTTGCAGCCAATGTGCCGTTCTACCTTGGTGGGACCTCGTTGCTGATCGTTGTTGTGGTTGTCATGGACTTCATGTCCCAAGTGCAGTCACACCTCATGTCGCACCAGTACGATTCCCTGATGAAGAAAGCCAACCTGAAGGGCTACGGCAGCGGAATGCTCCGCTGA
- the rplO gene encoding 50S ribosomal protein L15 gives MQLNDLRSAPGARREKLRPGRGIGSGLGKTGGRGHKGQTSRSGGKIAPGFEGGQQPLHRRLPKFGFVSLKAMDRAEVRTSELAKVEGDVVTVQSLKDANIINQNVQRVKVMLSGEVGRAVTLKGIAATKGARAAIEAAGGKFEE, from the coding sequence ATGCAACTGAACGATCTGCGTTCTGCGCCGGGTGCCCGTCGCGAAAAGCTGCGTCCTGGTCGTGGCATCGGTAGCGGCCTGGGTAAGACCGGTGGCCGTGGTCACAAGGGTCAAACTTCCCGTTCCGGCGGCAAGATTGCTCCAGGCTTCGAGGGCGGTCAGCAGCCTCTGCATCGTCGTCTACCGAAGTTCGGCTTCGTTTCGCTGAAAGCCATGGATCGCGCAGAAGTGCGTACCTCCGAACTGGCGAAGGTGGAAGGTGATGTTGTCACCGTACAGAGCCTGAAAGATGCCAACATCATCAATCAGAACGTGCAGCGTGTAAAAGTCATGCTGTCGGGCGAGGTTGGTCGTGCGGTCACTCTCAAGGGCATCGCAGCCACCAAAGGTGCGCGTGCGGCTATCGAAGCAGCTGGCGGCAAGTTCGAGGAATAA
- the rpmD gene encoding 50S ribosomal protein L30: MANTVKVTLIKSVSGRIPNHKLCVKGLGLRRIGHTVEVQDTPENRGMINKAYYMLRVEG, translated from the coding sequence ATGGCTAATACCGTAAAGGTCACGCTGATCAAGAGTGTCAGCGGTCGTATCCCCAATCACAAGCTGTGCGTCAAGGGCCTCGGCCTGCGTCGCATTGGTCACACCGTTGAGGTTCAGGATACTCCTGAGAATCGCGGCATGATCAACAAGGCTTACTACATGCTCCGTGTGGAGGGCTAA
- the rpsE gene encoding 30S ribosomal protein S5: protein MANNEQKRDEGYIEKLVQVNRVAKTVKGGRIFTFTALTVVGDGKGRVGFGRGKSREVPAAIQKAMEAARRNMIQVDLNGTTLQYATKAAHGASKVYMQPASEGTGVIAGGAMRAILEVAGVQNVLAKCYGSTNPVNVVHATFKGLKAMQSPESIAAKRGKSVEEIS from the coding sequence ATGGCAAATAACGAGCAAAAGCGCGACGAAGGCTACATCGAGAAGCTGGTTCAAGTTAACCGCGTCGCAAAAACTGTTAAAGGTGGTCGTATCTTCACCTTCACCGCACTGACTGTGGTGGGTGATGGCAAGGGTCGCGTCGGCTTCGGTCGTGGCAAGTCCCGTGAAGTTCCGGCTGCTATTCAGAAGGCCATGGAGGCGGCTCGCCGCAACATGATCCAGGTCGACCTTAACGGCACGACTCTGCAGTACGCTACCAAGGCTGCGCATGGCGCGTCCAAGGTCTACATGCAGCCTGCCTCTGAAGGTACTGGCGTCATCGCTGGTGGTGCCATGCGCGCCATTCTGGAAGTTGCCGGTGTGCAAAACGTCCTGGCCAAGTGCTACGGCTCTACCAACCCGGTAAACGTGGTTCACGCCACTTTCAAGGGATTGAAGGCGATGCAGTCGCCTGAGTCGATTGCTGCCAAGCGTGGCAAGAGCGTCGAGGAGATTTCCTGA
- the rplR gene encoding 50S ribosomal protein L18, producing MSVKKETRLRRARKARLKMRELETVRLCVYRSSQHIYAQVLSADGGKVLASASTLDKELRDAATGNVDAAKKVGQLVAERAKAAGVTQVAFDRSGFKYHGRVKALADAAREGGLEF from the coding sequence ATGAGCGTAAAGAAAGAAACTCGTCTGCGTCGCGCTCGCAAGGCACGCCTGAAGATGCGCGAGCTGGAAACCGTACGCCTCTGCGTGTACCGCTCTTCCCAGCACATCTACGCCCAGGTCCTTTCGGCCGACGGCGGCAAGGTCCTGGCCAGCGCCTCGACTCTGGACAAAGAACTGCGTGACGCTGCTACTGGCAACGTCGACGCTGCCAAGAAGGTCGGTCAGCTGGTCGCTGAGCGCGCGAAAGCCGCAGGTGTCACCCAGGTGGCGTTCGACCGTTCTGGCTTCAAGTACCACGGTCGTGTGAAGGCACTGGCTGATGCTGCTCGTGAAGGCGGGCTGGAGTTCTAA
- the rplF gene encoding 50S ribosomal protein L6 — protein sequence MSRVAKNPVKLPAGVEIKMSGQQLSVKGAKGALELNVHPSVEVIQESGELRFAGRNGDQQTRAMAGTTRALVNNMVIGVSQGFERKLQLVGVGYKAQAKGQVLSLALGFSHPVDYELPQGVTAETPSQTDILIKGVDKQLVGQVAAEIRDFRRPEPYKGKGVRYSDEVVRRKEAKKK from the coding sequence ATGTCTCGCGTTGCTAAGAACCCCGTCAAGCTGCCAGCTGGCGTCGAAATCAAGATGTCCGGTCAGCAGCTTTCGGTGAAGGGCGCAAAAGGCGCTCTCGAACTGAATGTTCATCCGTCCGTGGAAGTAATCCAGGAGTCTGGTGAGCTGCGTTTTGCTGGCCGTAATGGCGATCAGCAAACTCGCGCCATGGCTGGTACTACCCGTGCTCTGGTCAATAACATGGTGATTGGCGTCAGCCAGGGCTTCGAGCGCAAGCTCCAGCTGGTTGGTGTTGGTTACAAGGCGCAAGCCAAAGGTCAAGTGCTGTCCCTGGCTCTCGGTTTCTCGCATCCGGTGGATTACGAACTGCCGCAAGGCGTTACCGCTGAGACCCCCAGCCAGACCGATATCCTGATCAAGGGTGTCGACAAGCAACTGGTCGGTCAGGTGGCTGCTGAAATCCGCGACTTCCGTCGTCCTGAGCCTTACAAGGGCAAGGGTGTGCGGTACTCGGATGAAGTAGTCCGTCGCAAAGAAGCTAAGAAGAAGTAG
- the rpsH gene encoding 30S ribosomal protein S8: MSMQDPLADMLTRIRNAQMAEKSVVSMPSSTLKVAVANVLQGEGYIAGYQVSGDAKPQLSIELKYFEGRPVIEELKRVSRPGLRQYKSVDQLPKVRGGLGVSIVSTNKGVMTDRAARAAGVGGEVLCTVF; the protein is encoded by the coding sequence ATGAGTATGCAGGACCCGTTAGCGGACATGCTAACTCGTATCCGTAATGCCCAGATGGCCGAAAAGTCCGTCGTAAGCATGCCGTCTTCCACTCTGAAGGTGGCTGTGGCCAACGTTCTTCAGGGTGAAGGCTATATCGCGGGATACCAGGTCAGTGGCGACGCCAAGCCGCAACTGTCCATCGAGCTGAAGTATTTCGAAGGCCGTCCGGTCATCGAGGAACTCAAGCGCGTAAGCCGTCCTGGCCTTCGCCAGTACAAATCCGTTGATCAGTTGCCGAAAGTTCGCGGCGGTCTGGGTGTTTCGATCGTGTCCACCAATAAGGGTGTGATGACTGATCGGGCTGCTCGCGCTGCTGGCGTTGGCGGCGAAGTGCTCTGCACTGTGTTCTAA
- the rpsN gene encoding 30S ribosomal protein S14, with amino-acid sequence MAKQSMKNRELKRQQTVAKFAQKRAALKAIIASPESTPEARWEAQVALQKQPRDASASRLRNRCRLTGRPHGVYRKFGLSRNMLRQAAMRGDVPGLVKASW; translated from the coding sequence ATGGCTAAGCAAAGCATGAAGAACCGTGAGCTGAAGCGTCAGCAAACGGTCGCCAAGTTCGCCCAGAAGCGTGCTGCACTGAAGGCAATCATCGCTAGCCCGGAGTCCACTCCGGAGGCGCGTTGGGAAGCCCAGGTCGCACTTCAGAAGCAGCCCCGTGACGCGAGCGCTTCGCGTCTGCGTAACCGCTGCCGTCTGACTGGTCGTCCGCATGGCGTTTACCGCAAGTTCGGCCTTTCGCGCAATATGCTGCGTCAGGCTGCGATGCGTGGCGACGTACCGGGTCTGGTCAAAGCCAGCTGGTAA
- the rplE gene encoding 50S ribosomal protein L5 — translation MARLKEVYRKEIAPKLMEELQLKNVMEVPRITKITLNMGIGEAIGDKKIIDNAVADLEKITGQKVVVTHARKSIAGFKVREGWPIGVKVTLRSDRMYEFLDRLLSISLPRVRDFRGLNAKSFDGRGNYSMGVKEQIIFPEIDYDKIDALRGLDITLTTTARTDDEGRALLRAFHFPFRN, via the coding sequence ATGGCACGACTAAAAGAAGTTTATCGGAAGGAAATCGCGCCGAAGCTGATGGAAGAACTTCAGCTCAAGAACGTGATGGAAGTTCCGCGCATTACCAAGATCACCCTCAACATGGGTATCGGCGAAGCGATCGGTGACAAAAAAATCATCGATAACGCTGTTGCTGATCTGGAAAAGATCACTGGTCAGAAGGTTGTTGTGACCCACGCTCGCAAGTCCATCGCAGGCTTCAAAGTCCGCGAAGGCTGGCCGATCGGCGTCAAAGTCACTCTGCGCAGCGATCGCATGTACGAATTCCTGGATCGTCTGCTTTCGATCTCCCTGCCTCGCGTGCGTGACTTCCGCGGGCTCAATGCCAAGTCCTTTGATGGGCGCGGCAACTACAGCATGGGTGTCAAAGAGCAGATCATCTTCCCGGAAATCGATTACGACAAGATCGATGCCCTGCGTGGTCTGGACATCACTCTGACCACTACTGCTCGGACGGATGACGAGGGTCGCGCGCTGCTGCGTGCCTTCCACTTCCCGTTCCGTAACTGA